In the Streptomyces formicae genome, one interval contains:
- a CDS encoding STAS domain-containing protein: protein MPLPAFTVLDHVMVIKVYEVMDIASAAHVRADLHRALRGCRGPRNVVVDLRSRCATSACVGVLKDTQRLADRLRLRLLVTAPHPLTRRVLRITSADGHLEIHPDLPAALQAV, encoded by the coding sequence GTGCCGCTTCCGGCCTTCACCGTCCTCGACCACGTCATGGTGATCAAGGTGTACGAGGTCATGGACATCGCCAGCGCCGCACACGTCCGCGCCGACCTGCACCGGGCACTGCGCGGTTGTCGCGGCCCGCGGAACGTCGTGGTCGACCTGCGCTCCCGCTGTGCCACGTCCGCGTGCGTCGGCGTGCTCAAGGACACCCAGCGACTGGCCGACCGGCTGCGCCTGCGGCTGCTCGTCACCGCCCCGCATCCGCTGACGCGCCGCGTTCTGCGCATCACATCGGCCGACGGTCACCTGGAGATCCACCCCGACCTGCCCGCCGCGCTGCAAGCGGTGTGA
- a CDS encoding alpha/beta fold hydrolase produces MKTQGSAPMSDGAQVRWTALGDTARRPPVVMLHGGPGLPDYLDEVASLIADLAPVYRYDQRGTGRSGWQGPHTLARHVDDLAELLDAWGAPEAVLIGHSYGTDLASRFCLKHSDRVTGMLLMCGPFVGDWRTGERAERRRRMSEAQRERLRALEEVPRRTEEQEVELLTLAWFADHADPERGWHWAARGARRRRPVNWTMNRELGEAGRADPLDDHLAELRACLPARTELLGGCQDPRPISSLASLAQRLAVPLTRVEGAGHEPWLERPDAVRAHLRRFVRGALGGADFDR; encoded by the coding sequence ATGAAGACGCAGGGAAGCGCGCCGATGAGTGACGGGGCGCAGGTGCGCTGGACGGCGCTGGGGGACACAGCACGGCGGCCGCCCGTGGTGATGCTCCACGGCGGTCCCGGTCTGCCGGACTACCTGGATGAGGTCGCCTCCCTGATCGCGGACCTCGCACCCGTGTACCGCTACGACCAGCGCGGAACAGGCCGATCCGGGTGGCAAGGGCCCCATACCCTCGCCCGGCACGTCGACGACCTCGCCGAACTGCTCGACGCGTGGGGCGCGCCCGAGGCCGTACTGATCGGACACTCCTACGGCACCGACCTGGCGAGCCGCTTCTGTCTAAAGCACTCCGACCGTGTCACCGGGATGCTGCTGATGTGCGGTCCGTTCGTCGGCGATTGGCGCACAGGCGAGCGGGCGGAACGGCGTCGCCGGATGTCCGAGGCGCAGCGGGAGCGGCTTCGCGCGTTGGAGGAGGTGCCGCGCCGTACGGAGGAGCAGGAGGTCGAACTGCTCACCCTGGCCTGGTTCGCCGACCACGCCGACCCCGAACGCGGCTGGCACTGGGCGGCCCGGGGCGCCCGCCGACGCCGCCCGGTCAACTGGACGATGAACAGGGAACTCGGCGAGGCGGGACGCGCGGACCCGCTCGACGACCACCTGGCCGAACTGCGCGCGTGTCTGCCCGCGCGCACGGAACTCCTCGGCGGGTGCCAGGACCCTCGCCCGATCTCGTCACTCGCCTCGCTCGCGCAGCGCCTCGCGGTTCCGCTGACCCGGGTCGAGGGCGCGGGACACGAACCCTGGCTGGAGCGGCCCGACGCGGTACGCGCACACCTGCGGCGATTCGTGCGAGGCGCGCTGGGCGGGGCGGACTTCGACCGGTGA
- a CDS encoding endonuclease/exonuclease/phosphatase family protein has product MLGWSTRLFAGAAVVAGLALVGPSAPSGADSAGALPAEAVRDVVPNRVMTWNICNPCEDDNVGRAAEIASYAPQVIGLQEACVRDVERLRDYLEKLHGLVYHVEYGSVLRNWGRCGGWPWRPGAFGQAILSAAPMTDRVNVEYPDGGSEDRGYMAVTTTVGGRPVRVFNTHLAQRSQETIREGQTRVLAAAVARHDRAIVLGDFNADPATPELARMWRLSTDNGSACRPSSTGASTGTCEPTTDWQSRFDYVFLRGFTPVEQGVRPSPYSDHHLVHTDVDPK; this is encoded by the coding sequence GTGCTCGGATGGAGCACGCGGTTGTTCGCGGGCGCCGCGGTCGTGGCCGGTCTCGCGCTGGTCGGCCCCAGCGCGCCGAGCGGTGCCGACTCCGCCGGGGCGCTGCCCGCCGAGGCCGTCCGGGACGTCGTGCCGAACCGGGTCATGACGTGGAACATCTGCAACCCCTGCGAGGACGACAACGTCGGCAGGGCCGCGGAGATCGCCTCGTACGCGCCCCAGGTCATCGGTCTGCAAGAGGCGTGCGTACGCGACGTCGAGAGGCTCCGCGACTACCTGGAGAAACTGCACGGGCTGGTCTACCACGTCGAGTACGGGTCGGTGCTGCGGAACTGGGGCCGTTGCGGGGGCTGGCCGTGGCGCCCCGGCGCCTTCGGCCAGGCGATCCTCTCGGCGGCGCCGATGACGGATCGCGTGAACGTCGAGTACCCCGACGGCGGGTCCGAGGACCGCGGGTACATGGCGGTCACGACCACGGTGGGCGGCCGGCCCGTGCGCGTCTTCAACACCCACCTCGCCCAGCGGAGCCAGGAAACGATCCGCGAGGGCCAGACCCGTGTGCTCGCCGCGGCGGTCGCCCGCCACGACCGCGCGATCGTCCTCGGGGACTTCAACGCCGACCCGGCCACGCCCGAACTCGCCAGGATGTGGCGGCTGTCCACGGACAACGGCAGTGCGTGCCGTCCCTCGTCCACGGGCGCGTCGACCGGCACGTGCGAGCCGACCACCGACTGGCAGAGCAGGTTCGACTACGTCTTCCTGCGAGGCTTCACGCCGGTCGAACAGGGCGTGCGGCCCTCCCCGTACTCGGACCACCACTTGGTGCACACCGACGTCGACCCGAAGTGA
- a CDS encoding CbtA family protein: MNSTTVRNLLVRGMLAGLGAGVLALIVGYFLGEPNVDSAIGFEEAHVAHSHGDEVELVSRSLQSTAGLATGILVYGVAFGGIAALAYCFALGRVGRFGPRATALLLSGCALLAVYVVPFLKYPANPPAVGNADTIGRRTTLYLLMMVLSVLLAIAATILGKRLAARIGAWYATVVAVLGFAAVIGIAYAFLPVVNEVPEHFPAALLWRFRLSALATQITLWGGFGLLFGELAERLLRPREDPPLRGSSRDAPAAGSSVRPGR, translated from the coding sequence ATGAACTCCACAACTGTACGGAATCTCCTCGTTCGGGGCATGCTCGCCGGTCTGGGAGCCGGCGTGCTCGCCCTGATCGTGGGCTACTTCCTCGGTGAGCCGAACGTCGACAGCGCCATCGGTTTCGAGGAGGCCCACGTCGCTCACTCCCACGGTGACGAGGTCGAACTCGTCTCCAGGAGCCTCCAGTCCACGGCCGGTCTCGCCACCGGCATCCTCGTCTACGGGGTCGCCTTCGGCGGCATCGCCGCACTCGCTTACTGCTTCGCCCTGGGCCGCGTCGGCCGCTTCGGCCCGCGCGCCACCGCCCTGCTGCTCTCCGGCTGCGCCCTGCTCGCGGTGTACGTCGTGCCCTTCCTGAAGTACCCGGCCAACCCGCCTGCCGTGGGCAACGCCGACACCATCGGGAGGCGGACCACGCTGTACCTGCTGATGATGGTGCTGAGCGTGCTCCTCGCGATCGCCGCGACCATCCTGGGCAAGCGTCTCGCCGCGAGGATCGGCGCGTGGTACGCGACAGTGGTGGCCGTACTCGGCTTCGCCGCCGTCATCGGCATCGCGTACGCCTTCCTGCCCGTGGTCAACGAGGTGCCCGAGCACTTCCCGGCGGCGCTGCTGTGGCGCTTCCGGCTCTCCGCACTCGCCACGCAGATCACGCTGTGGGGCGGATTCGGGCTGCTCTTCGGCGAGTTGGCCGAGCGCTTGCTGCGTCCGCGCGAGGACCCTCCGCTCAGAGGGAGTTCACGGGACGCCCCAGCCGCAGGTTCCAGCGTCCGGCCCGGCCGCTGA
- a CDS encoding CbtB domain-containing protein: MAQHVAQPTATTPAVPAKLPLKDIAPWAVFFGVLMLVLLYFVGAEQGATSVFSGAGVHEWVHDARHLLGFPCH, encoded by the coding sequence ATGGCGCAACACGTCGCCCAGCCGACCGCCACCACCCCTGCCGTACCCGCCAAGCTGCCGCTGAAGGACATCGCCCCCTGGGCCGTCTTCTTCGGCGTACTGATGCTGGTCCTGTTGTACTTCGTCGGCGCCGAACAGGGCGCCACCTCCGTGTTCAGCGGCGCGGGGGTTCATGAGTGGGTGCACGACGCCCGCCACCTGCTCGGTTTCCCCTGCCACTGA
- a CDS encoding histidine phosphatase family protein, with amino-acid sequence MTSRVLLVSPAMTASLRQARFDDGAPLDDRGRADARAAAGSLPADALVVTSASTRCRETAEALGLAPTDSPAELAGMAMGHWRGRSLHEVTASEPEALARWLTDPDHAPAGGESVSSFSARVVRWLDATAAGEGRLVAVVEPEVVRAAVIHVTGAPPAAFWRLDVEPLTVTELSGRAGRWNLRLGRPVNSL; translated from the coding sequence GTGACCAGCCGCGTCCTGTTGGTCTCGCCCGCCATGACCGCGTCGCTGCGTCAGGCCCGGTTCGACGACGGGGCCCCGCTCGACGACCGGGGGCGGGCCGATGCGCGGGCAGCGGCCGGATCCCTGCCCGCGGACGCCCTTGTCGTCACCTCCGCAAGCACCCGCTGCCGGGAGACGGCGGAGGCTCTCGGGCTCGCCCCCACGGACTCACCGGCGGAGCTCGCGGGTATGGCGATGGGGCACTGGCGCGGCCGGTCACTGCACGAAGTGACCGCGTCGGAGCCCGAGGCCCTGGCGCGATGGCTCACCGACCCGGACCACGCACCTGCCGGTGGCGAGTCGGTGAGCAGCTTCTCCGCGCGCGTGGTGCGCTGGCTCGACGCCACGGCGGCCGGTGAAGGACGCCTCGTCGCCGTCGTGGAACCGGAAGTCGTGCGCGCCGCGGTGATCCACGTGACGGGCGCGCCACCGGCCGCGTTCTGGCGGCTCGACGTGGAACCGCTGACGGTCACGGAGCTCAGCGGCCGGGCCGGACGCTGGAACCTGCGGCTGGGGCGTCCCGTGAACTCCCTCTGA
- a CDS encoding GNAT family N-acetyltransferase encodes MSNVLSVPGVDELGVVVDALREWQYEGAPIQLHPGDLGWFWSAGPQATAAAVRTWSGGGRLLAVGMLDGPDLLRLTIAPDARRDEGLAQQLAEDLTRPERGVLKAGEAYVESPQDALLHDLLLEHDWHVDEPWTPLHRDLTEPVGDPGAGLRIEVTGPERAHVRTAVHRSAFNSPAFTDERWHAMTAGPMYADARCLVAYDEQDSAVAAVTVWSAGPGKPGVLEPMGVHQDHRGHGYGRAITVAAAAALQEMGASSAMVNAPSSNVAAVATYASAGFTKLPEVRDRRRDA; translated from the coding sequence ATGTCAAATGTGCTGAGTGTGCCGGGAGTCGACGAGCTGGGCGTGGTGGTGGACGCGCTGCGGGAGTGGCAGTACGAGGGGGCACCGATTCAGTTGCATCCGGGTGATCTGGGCTGGTTCTGGAGCGCAGGCCCGCAGGCGACGGCCGCGGCCGTGCGGACCTGGAGCGGCGGCGGGCGGCTCCTCGCCGTCGGCATGCTGGACGGGCCCGATCTGCTGCGGCTGACCATCGCGCCGGACGCCCGGCGGGACGAAGGGCTGGCGCAGCAGTTGGCCGAGGACCTGACCCGCCCGGAGCGCGGGGTGTTGAAGGCGGGCGAGGCCTACGTCGAGTCGCCGCAGGACGCGCTCCTCCACGACCTGCTGCTCGAGCACGACTGGCACGTCGACGAACCGTGGACGCCGCTGCACCGCGACCTCACGGAGCCGGTGGGCGATCCGGGCGCCGGACTCCGGATCGAGGTGACGGGGCCGGAGCGGGCGCACGTGCGGACCGCCGTACACCGGTCGGCGTTCAACAGCCCGGCGTTCACGGACGAGCGCTGGCACGCGATGACGGCCGGGCCGATGTACGCCGACGCGCGGTGCCTGGTCGCGTACGACGAGCAGGACAGCGCGGTGGCGGCGGTGACGGTGTGGTCGGCGGGGCCCGGCAAGCCCGGGGTGCTCGAACCGATGGGCGTGCACCAGGACCATCGCGGGCACGGCTACGGCAGGGCGATCACCGTCGCCGCGGCCGCCGCGCTCCAGGAGATGGGCGCGTCGAGCGCGATGGTCAACGCCCCGAGCAGCAACGTCGCCGCCGTCGCCACGTACGCGTCAGCGGGGTTCACGAAGCTCCCCGAGGTGCGGGACCGACGCAGGGACGCCTGA
- a CDS encoding FAD-dependent oxidoreductase, translating into MSTDVTIIGAGLGGLTLARVLHVHGIPVTVHEAEASPSARMQGGMLDIHDYNGQLALEAAGLTDAFEAIVLAGREAMRIIDRDGTVLLEEADDGTGGRPEVQRGELRQLLLDSLPDGTVRWGHKVSGARALGGGRHEVTFADGGTVTTNLLVGADGAWSRVRPLLSAATPAYTGMSFVETYLFHADTRHPAAAKAVGGGSMLALAPGKGIQAHREKGDTLHTYVALSKPQEWFAAIDFTDAPAATARIADEFEGWAPELLALLTESDTAPVLRPLNGLPTEHRWERVPGVTLIGDAAHAAAPNGEGANLAMLDGAELAKAVAAHPDDIETALAAYERDMFPRSAAAAVDGAELYGFMFSDDAPHGLIDMFTGQEQGQGQKQ; encoded by the coding sequence ATGAGCACGGACGTCACGATCATCGGTGCCGGACTCGGCGGGCTGACCCTGGCCCGCGTCCTGCACGTCCACGGCATCCCGGTCACGGTCCACGAGGCGGAGGCATCGCCTTCGGCACGTATGCAGGGCGGAATGCTCGACATCCACGACTACAACGGGCAGCTCGCCCTCGAAGCGGCCGGACTGACGGACGCGTTCGAGGCCATCGTCCTGGCGGGCCGCGAGGCGATGCGGATCATCGACAGGGACGGGACCGTGCTGCTCGAGGAAGCCGACGACGGCACGGGCGGCCGCCCCGAGGTGCAGCGCGGGGAACTGCGTCAGCTCCTGCTCGACTCGCTCCCCGACGGCACCGTGCGCTGGGGCCACAAGGTCAGCGGCGCCCGCGCGCTCGGCGGGGGGCGCCACGAGGTGACCTTCGCCGACGGCGGCACCGTCACCACGAACCTGCTGGTCGGCGCCGACGGCGCATGGTCGCGGGTCCGGCCGCTGCTGTCCGCCGCGACCCCCGCGTACACCGGCATGTCGTTCGTCGAGACCTACCTGTTCCACGCCGACACCCGCCACCCGGCCGCCGCGAAGGCGGTCGGCGGCGGCTCGATGCTCGCGCTCGCGCCGGGCAAGGGCATACAGGCCCACCGGGAGAAGGGCGACACCCTGCACACCTATGTGGCGCTCTCCAAGCCGCAGGAGTGGTTCGCCGCGATCGACTTCACCGACGCCCCCGCGGCCACCGCGCGGATCGCGGACGAGTTCGAGGGCTGGGCGCCGGAACTCCTCGCGCTGCTCACCGAGAGCGACACCGCACCGGTCCTGCGCCCCCTCAACGGGCTGCCGACGGAGCACCGTTGGGAGCGGGTGCCGGGGGTGACCCTGATCGGCGACGCCGCCCACGCGGCGGCCCCGAACGGGGAGGGCGCCAACCTGGCCATGCTCGACGGCGCCGAACTCGCCAAGGCCGTCGCCGCGCACCCCGACGACATCGAGACGGCGCTCGCCGCGTACGAGCGGGACATGTTCCCGCGCAGCGCCGCGGCCGCCGTCGACGGCGCGGAGCTCTACGGGTTCATGTTCAGCGACGACGCGCCGCACGGCCTGATCGACATGTTCACGGGACAGGAGCAGGGGCAGGGGCAGAAGCAGTGA
- a CDS encoding nuclear transport factor 2 family protein, which yields MSVPTSPPTPPSVPASAEDLFRHSLRLLLDKDISGWVELWAEDGVLEFPFAPPGWPRRLDGKAAVADYMRRYPDHIDLHDFPDVRIHRTAEPGTVVVEMRGVGRLVETGAPFDMTYVAVVTIQDGLINSYRDYWNPLAVLEPGADFTGSAR from the coding sequence ATGTCTGTACCGACTTCGCCACCGACTCCGCCGTCGGTTCCCGCCTCCGCCGAGGACCTCTTCCGCCACAGCCTGCGACTACTCCTGGACAAGGACATCTCCGGCTGGGTCGAACTGTGGGCCGAGGACGGGGTCCTGGAGTTTCCGTTCGCTCCCCCGGGCTGGCCCCGGCGCCTGGACGGCAAGGCGGCCGTCGCCGACTACATGCGCCGGTACCCCGACCACATAGACCTGCACGACTTCCCTGACGTACGGATTCACCGGACCGCCGAACCGGGCACCGTCGTGGTCGAGATGCGTGGCGTCGGCCGCCTGGTGGAGACCGGGGCGCCCTTCGACATGACGTACGTCGCCGTCGTCACCATCCAGGACGGGCTCATCAACTCCTACCGCGACTACTGGAATCCCCTCGCCGTCCTCGAACCCGGCGCCGACTTCACCGGGAGCGCCCGATGA
- a CDS encoding NmrA family NAD(P)-binding protein, producing the protein MSTTGTTLVIGATGVTGSRTAARLAASGHRVRAASRRAAPVSGTEPVRFDWYDPATHAAALDGVDRVYLIPPVGDADPAATMLPFLRQARGTGVRRAVLLSSSAVPEGGPAVGMVHRALPDVFEHWAVLRPSWFMQNFTGAHAHALSIREEGALWTATGGGRIGFVDAEDIAAVAVHALTDEQAPNSDLVLTGPETLSYDDIAAVVTDVTGRSVEHRHLSHEQLCDRLSALIPTEFAVLLADMDRAIAQGSEDRTTDTVRRLTGRPPRAFRTFLDRELHREPTRREPSARIPRGERLVS; encoded by the coding sequence ATGAGCACCACCGGCACCACGTTGGTCATCGGCGCCACCGGCGTCACCGGCAGCCGGACCGCGGCGCGGCTGGCCGCCTCAGGCCACCGCGTCCGAGCGGCCAGCCGACGCGCTGCCCCGGTCTCCGGCACCGAGCCGGTCCGCTTCGACTGGTACGACCCCGCCACCCACGCCGCCGCCTTGGACGGGGTCGACCGTGTCTACCTCATTCCGCCCGTGGGCGACGCGGACCCGGCGGCGACGATGCTGCCCTTCCTCCGGCAGGCCCGCGGCACCGGCGTACGCCGCGCGGTGCTGCTCAGTTCCTCCGCCGTCCCCGAGGGCGGTCCCGCGGTGGGCATGGTGCACCGGGCACTGCCCGACGTGTTCGAGCACTGGGCGGTGCTGCGCCCCTCGTGGTTCATGCAGAACTTCACCGGCGCCCACGCGCACGCCCTCAGCATCCGTGAGGAGGGCGCCCTGTGGACCGCGACCGGCGGTGGCCGGATCGGCTTCGTCGACGCCGAGGACATCGCCGCCGTCGCCGTTCACGCCCTCACCGACGAGCAGGCGCCCAACTCCGATCTCGTCCTCACCGGACCGGAGACGCTCAGCTACGACGACATCGCCGCTGTCGTCACCGACGTCACCGGCAGGTCGGTGGAGCACCGCCACCTCTCCCACGAGCAGTTGTGCGACCGGCTCTCGGCGCTGATCCCGACGGAGTTCGCCGTGCTGCTGGCCGACATGGACCGCGCCATCGCCCAGGGCTCCGAGGACCGCACCACCGACACCGTGCGGCGCCTCACGGGACGACCGCCCCGCGCCTTCCGCACCTTCCTCGACCGGGAGCTGCACCGGGAGCCGACACGACGCGAGCCGTCCGCCCGGATCCCCCGTGGCGAACGGCTCGTGTCGTAG
- a CDS encoding virginiamycin B lyase: MHPAKAPTITEISVADEEAGPYGIAAGPDGALWLTFVHSGHIARLTTDGALDAYSLDSPTCRPMVIAPGPDGALWFTRSQDHRIGRVTTDGTTEAFDVPSPDSGPYGIAAGPDGAMWFTEMNTDRIGRITVQGEVTEFDLSTEGGFASAIVAGPDGALWFTLNQANAIGRITTEGDVTLYPLPTPGAGPVGITSDGGALWFVEIGAGQIGRISTDGGIEEFPLPDRGAKPHAIVAASAGECWFTEWGANRIGHLTASDGSARIAVYDLPSPSSEPHGITVGPDGALWAALETGSVARVEP; encoded by the coding sequence GTGCACCCCGCAAAAGCCCCGACCATCACCGAGATCTCCGTGGCGGACGAGGAGGCCGGGCCTTACGGCATCGCCGCAGGACCCGACGGCGCCCTGTGGCTGACCTTCGTCCACAGCGGTCACATCGCGCGTCTCACCACCGACGGCGCACTCGACGCGTACTCCCTGGACTCGCCGACGTGCCGCCCCATGGTGATCGCGCCAGGGCCCGACGGTGCCCTGTGGTTCACCCGGTCCCAGGACCACCGGATCGGCCGCGTCACCACCGACGGCACGACGGAAGCCTTCGACGTGCCCTCGCCCGACAGCGGTCCCTACGGCATCGCGGCGGGCCCGGACGGCGCGATGTGGTTCACGGAGATGAACACCGACCGGATCGGCCGCATCACTGTCCAAGGGGAGGTCACCGAGTTCGACCTTTCCACCGAGGGCGGCTTCGCCTCGGCCATCGTCGCAGGACCCGACGGCGCCCTGTGGTTCACCCTCAACCAGGCGAACGCCATCGGCCGCATCACCACCGAAGGCGACGTCACCCTGTACCCGCTGCCCACCCCGGGCGCCGGGCCCGTGGGCATCACCAGCGACGGCGGCGCCCTGTGGTTCGTCGAGATCGGAGCGGGCCAGATCGGCAGGATCTCGACGGACGGGGGGATCGAGGAGTTCCCGCTGCCCGACCGAGGCGCCAAGCCCCACGCGATCGTCGCGGCCTCCGCGGGGGAGTGCTGGTTCACCGAATGGGGAGCCAACCGCATCGGTCACCTCACCGCGAGCGACGGGAGCGCGCGGATCGCCGTGTACGACCTGCCGTCTCCGTCGTCCGAACCCCATGGCATCACGGTGGGGCCCGACGGCGCCCTCTGGGCCGCCCTGGAGACGGGGAGCGTCGCGCGCGTGGAGCCGTAG
- a CDS encoding phosphotransferase: MSSGPSGSVPSASVLAAFGAAGTPVPLAGGQGRSVRVGGFVFKPTDEHEHDDEVEWATSVFEHLASNGGFRVPKPLRAVDGRGAVEGWSAHEFLAGEPGPQGRWSDVLDAGRTFHAAVRHVPRPDFLALRTHPWAVGDRAAWEEREVDVIDDLVEPYATLRELRRPVRATPQLIHGDLTGNVLFAAGEAPAVIDFSPYWRPPEFADAVVVVDGLLWFDPPPHLVTSAGDAPDWQQLLIRALIFRLVAQSGLAGTSGRSSAGERERYLRAIEAVVNGRAPH; encoded by the coding sequence GTGAGTAGCGGGCCGAGCGGTTCCGTCCCGTCGGCTTCCGTGCTCGCCGCCTTCGGGGCGGCGGGCACGCCCGTACCCCTGGCGGGAGGACAGGGCCGCAGCGTCCGCGTCGGCGGGTTCGTGTTCAAGCCCACCGACGAGCACGAGCACGACGACGAGGTCGAGTGGGCGACCTCCGTGTTCGAGCACCTCGCGTCGAACGGTGGCTTCCGCGTCCCGAAGCCGCTCCGCGCCGTCGACGGACGCGGCGCCGTGGAGGGCTGGAGCGCCCATGAGTTCCTGGCGGGTGAGCCCGGACCTCAGGGGCGCTGGTCAGACGTGCTCGACGCGGGCCGCACCTTCCACGCCGCTGTGCGGCACGTGCCCCGCCCCGACTTCCTCGCCCTGCGCACCCATCCCTGGGCGGTGGGCGACCGGGCCGCGTGGGAGGAGCGGGAGGTCGACGTCATCGATGACCTCGTCGAGCCCTACGCGACCCTGCGAGAGCTGAGGCGCCCGGTGCGGGCAACTCCTCAGCTCATCCACGGGGACCTGACGGGCAACGTGCTGTTCGCGGCGGGCGAGGCCCCCGCCGTGATCGACTTCTCGCCCTACTGGCGGCCTCCGGAGTTCGCCGACGCGGTCGTGGTAGTGGACGGCCTGCTGTGGTTCGACCCGCCGCCCCACCTGGTGACGAGCGCCGGCGACGCGCCCGACTGGCAGCAGCTGCTGATCCGCGCCCTGATCTTCAGGCTGGTGGCGCAGAGCGGGCTCGCGGGGACGTCGGGCAGGTCCTCGGCGGGTGAGCGGGAGCGGTACCTGCGGGCGATCGAGGCCGTGGTGAACGGGCGGGCTCCGCACTGA
- a CDS encoding PP2C family protein-serine/threonine phosphatase: MTSRTGWLWLTAFVGIGIAVGDVATGAATSLIGLLLVCPLLASTQHGWRVTAAVSGAATLLAVAIGTVEHALGQGDTQVRLLTLVVAGVYGTWCAHRSTSLQQQLEKVAVAAQRAIIQPTDFCIGGLEVSARYHSAAAQAHIGGDLYAFANTPMGLRLLIGDVRGKGLPPVHLSAAAIGHFRDAAYTMPDLLDVVRELETRLAGDLGAEDFITVVVAEVDPHHVRLVNCGHHAPLHLPATGAPALLTPPVPTTPIGLAPAPTVQEIPLAAGDRLLFYTDGLAEARDRTGSMPDLQVIGQLCTEARLDGALDTVLTALDHHTRHSATGDDIALILLQPAHDHARRAPHPREVRAFGADGATRRAAGTG, from the coding sequence GTGACCTCACGTACCGGCTGGCTCTGGCTCACCGCGTTCGTCGGCATCGGCATCGCTGTCGGGGACGTCGCGACGGGTGCCGCCACCAGCCTGATCGGACTGCTGCTCGTCTGCCCGCTGTTGGCCTCCACCCAGCACGGCTGGCGGGTGACCGCCGCCGTCTCCGGCGCCGCCACGCTCCTTGCCGTGGCCATCGGCACCGTGGAGCACGCGCTCGGCCAGGGCGACACCCAGGTGCGGCTGCTGACCCTGGTCGTCGCGGGTGTGTACGGCACGTGGTGCGCGCACCGGTCCACCAGCCTGCAACAGCAGTTGGAGAAGGTCGCGGTGGCGGCCCAGCGCGCCATCATCCAGCCGACCGACTTCTGCATAGGGGGCCTCGAAGTCAGCGCCCGCTACCACTCGGCCGCCGCGCAGGCCCACATAGGCGGCGATCTGTACGCCTTCGCCAACACCCCCATGGGCCTGCGGCTGCTCATCGGTGACGTGCGGGGCAAGGGCCTGCCGCCCGTCCACCTGTCCGCCGCGGCCATCGGCCACTTCCGCGACGCCGCGTACACCATGCCCGATCTGCTGGACGTGGTACGGGAGTTGGAGACCCGTCTCGCGGGCGACCTCGGAGCGGAGGACTTCATCACGGTGGTGGTCGCCGAGGTCGATCCCCACCACGTACGCCTGGTCAACTGCGGTCATCACGCGCCCCTGCACCTGCCCGCCACCGGCGCCCCCGCGCTGCTGACGCCACCGGTGCCGACCACCCCCATCGGCCTGGCCCCCGCCCCCACGGTCCAGGAGATTCCCCTGGCGGCCGGAGACCGGCTGCTGTTCTACACCGACGGCCTGGCCGAGGCGCGCGATCGGACCGGCTCCATGCCCGACCTGCAAGTCATCGGCCAACTGTGCACGGAGGCACGCCTGGACGGTGCCCTGGACACCGTCCTGACGGCGTTGGACCACCACACCCGTCACAGTGCCACGGGCGACGACATAGCGCTGATCCTCCTGCAGCCCGCGCACGATCACGCCCGGCGCGCCCCGCACCCCCGTGAGGTGCGGGCGTTCGGTGCCGATGGCGCTACACGACGTGCCGCAGGAACGGGATGA